Part of the Plutella xylostella chromosome 22, ilPluXylo3.1, whole genome shotgun sequence genome is shown below.
CGGTCCGCAGCATGCAACTGCAGTGATGCGTCGGCGCAACAACTGAGGATGTTCAAAATGAAAACTCATGTGAGTACTTTAGTAGATCTACGTACGTAGGAAGATTTATAGCGTGTCAGTAGTGGTCGAATAGGAGGTCAGTAGATCTGACGATACCTGCTGTAATATTTGATCtcaatattttaaactaattCATCGTGTgtgtagaaaatattttttttgaaaaatttcTAATGTGTTTTTAGTTTCTTGTTTTTCAGGATCCTGACTGAGATAAATTACATATAAATTACAgacacctggcgtgctatgagtaggacattgaaaaaaaatcctaactaatattataaatgcgaaagtaactgtgtctgtctgtctgtctgtctgtctgtctgtctgtctgtctgttactctttcacgccaaaactactgaacggatttgaatgaaatttggtatacatacggactagaccctgggaaagaacataggctactttttatcccggaattcccacttaaaaaaaactttttaaggcgaagcgaagcgcgcggggacagctagtataatatatagtttaaaaatacctatattaaaagttttatggagtatccctgttattcctttaaagttttataaagtacctatcccttaaacaatttgttctttgacaaagtgacaaaacagttcagtagttaaaattatatattttttttaaatttaagaacagtgcatacatttatacctctcggggtcaggAGGATAAGAttgtttctattctatttcaaAACATTGTTTACCATTCGACCATTACCTACCTCACTTTAAAAATCTATACATAAGTagttaaaatgtatctttctcACGTCACTGTTCGTTGAACCATTGCATTGTCTTATGCATTTTGCGATTTATGCCTTCACCATTGTCTAATAAGTACTATTATGTAGCACCTACCTAATACATGATAACTGGGTAATAGTTGATTTATACTTTAGTGTTTACTCATAAAAGCGGGTGACGTTTGCGAGTcgcctctgactaccccttcggggattagaTTCGTTTACATAATATCTATGTATGTTTAATCGAGGAAGGACAACTTACTAAAAGATAACGAAATGGTTTCCAATTTCCAGGGTCACCCGGAGTTACTCTCCATCAGCACGGGCTATCCGGTGGACGTAGAGGAGGCGTCATCCTCCCTGAACCACAACCTTATCCGACACCAGTTCTTCCTGGAGACCACCCTTCACCTCAGCATGGAGCGGATCCCCGAGCGCGTCATGCACGCCCCCGGCACCGGGGCCTTCGGCTTCTTCCACCTCACCCACGACCTCAGCCACATCTGCAAAGCCAAACTCTTCAGCCGAGTGGGAAAGAAGACCCCAGTTGGCGTCCGATTCTCCCACGTAGCTGGATTCAGAGGCCTTAGTGATACTGTGCGTGATGGAAGAGGCTTCGCCGTCAAGTTTTACACAGAAGATGGGAATTTTGACATGGTCGGCCTGAACTCTCCCGTCTTCCCCATCCTCGACCCGCTATTCTTCACCTCGTTTGTCCACGTGTTGCATCCGAACCCTAAAACGGGCGTGATGGATCAGAACCCGTTGTGGGACTTCCTCACTTTGAGGCCCGAAAGCGCTTTGTTTTCGATCCTGCTATTCTCTGACCGGGGTACACCGGCTGGCTATCGGCATATGCCGGGGTTCAGCATACACACCTACCAGGTCGTCAACGAACGCGGCCACCCCAGCTTCATGCGTCTGCACTTCCTGCCTGACGGCGGCATGAAGAATCTCCTAAACGACGAAGCAACCCGCCTTGCCGGCGAAGACCCCAACTACTACACGAGGGATTTATACAACGCTATAGCCGAAGGAGACTTCCCCACGTGGACCGTCGCAGCGCAAATCCTCTCATTGGAGCAAGTCAAGAAGGCACATTTCGACGTCTTCGATGTGACAAAATTTCTGCCGTTGGAAAAATACCCGCTACATCCAATCGGTCAACTTGTCCTAAACAAAAATCCGGAGAATGCCTTCGCTGAAGTGGAGCAGATAGCCCTGAATCCTGGAAACCTGGTCCCTGGCATCCTGGGCGCGCCAGACAAGATGTTTGAGGGTCGCATGCTGTCCTACAAAGACGCGCAAGCTTACAGACTCAACGGGAACCTCAACAAGATTGCTGTAAACTCTCCCTTGAAGCGTCCGTTCACTTACAACCGGGACGGGCAGCCTCCTGTTGCAGACAACGAGTTAGACGCTCCTAACTACTTCCCTAACTCCTTCCACGGGCCTGCGCCGTACGTTTCTAAAGGTACTCCGAAGCTCATAGAGATTGTTCAACATGAGACGGACAACGTGCTCCAGGCTCGTGAGTTCTACGGCCAGGAGCTGACGCAGCTGGAGCGAGCCACTCTGCCCGGGAACGTGGTGGCCAGCCTCCGTGCAGTGGCCCCGCATATCCAGGAGCGGGCCGTCAAGATGTTCTACCTGATAGACAAGGAGCTCGGACATCGGATTGAGATAGGGCTGAAAAATGCCACTTCGAAGTGTGGCCTGTTTcattaaattcaatatttgtgtaatttaaaatttaaatccgACAATCAATACAACgtgatattttaaaaaaactgtgtGGAGATCCGTTTCCACCCACTTTTTTGTACTAATCATGTTTTCAAATCTGAAAAGTTATCCGTGAAACTTTGATGCTGAAGACCTATAGATTTATTATCCACGTACGTACTGACTTATGCATTAAAATGTTGTTTCACAATacctgtaattttaattagcTAATTAACATAACAATCTGCCATACCTATTTgctattatatattatttatattttttcataatcaacaaacaatattctagaaatgagTTGATAATAACCAAACCAACTCATTTTATGCCATGGGCGATGCCGCCGTTTGGGTTCCACTGCTATTCAAACTTACAAAGACTGCTGAATTATGACAGCGATAACTTCACGTCGTTATGTCTGATCGGCGGAGAGCAAAAGGGTTGATAAATACTTTTCTAGAAGTATTATTCACTAAACCAACcaaattatatataattatgtattttatatcatAATAGGTAACACTTACACAATTTATTGATTAACGATTGATTTCGTCTGGCATTACCAAAGTAGGTACtcaataaaaatgaaaatgttgagAGCATCTGCTTAGAAGCGTGTGAGCAAACATGCGAGCCTGTAGCAAGGTTAATAACTGAACgcttttatttcataaaacaaataaacaatttataattaccTGGGTGTAGGTTCTGAGCTAAcacctatacctacatttattgTTTATCGATACAACAATCCAGTGATTTCATTACTTAGTTTACTTTTAACTTTTGTATGGTAAAAAGTGTTTTAACATCTCATAGCAAACCCTTCCCGGGGTATTTTAATAGTGACATAATGGCCCGTGTTATTTTGATATCGATGTTGGCCCTGTGTGGATCGGCAGTGCAGGCTGAATATGAATATGGCCCCAGCCCGCGACCGTCAGATCAGCAGCTTACAGTTTTCGCCGACAGCACACCAAACGTAAGttcattcaatatttttgcgaatttccaaaagtcgtagtaaaagcaaaagttattaaGAATGACCCCCCATAGTCACACCCTTTCCTTTCGacatagtacctatatacatgctatatacttaccatttttgcaacagcctatTGTATACGTTAAACAAATGCTTCTGAGCTCTTATCATTAACATAGAACTCTTTAAGAAGTAGGATCTCTGAACTCTAGAAGGAGTAGGATCAGGAATTTATAGTATAGGTAGGCTGCGGCATCGTGGCAGGTTTCtgagtatttattttgtatatttatctAAATGACAGTGTGTGTTATCTGATCTTCTGCCCTTACGCCTGATGCCGCCCTACCAAAATTTAATCATAAGCATTATGAAAGTGGTTTAGTAATGTTAAGGTAACATTACTGTGGGATACATTCACCTCCCAAAGGGAACGTCACTTTCTGTTGAAAATCCACTCTGTATACCTAATTCGATTATACAGAGTGattatacctactaggtaATTTCCATAAGCACCTACCTAATACCTAAGTAGATACTTGCCTGAGGACGTGTGGAAATTTTGTGAATCTTTGCGTGACGAGGATGATTCAATTCGTCATGGTAGCCCAGATAAAGCTAAACATGCAATatttttacaacaaaattaattatttgcaTAAGAACAGcaaattataatgttaatgTGTTCCATTATTGAGGCGTATTCGTTTTATTAAACACAGTGTGATTcaatttaattcaatttataaatcaGTAGCCGCAATTTAGTGCACCGGAATAAAACGGATAGGTGATTAGATTCTAACGAGTAGGAAAACGAGAAAGAAAGCCCATAGACTGTAAGTCTAAATGAGTTCCACCATTAAATAGGCAAGTTGTAATATACCCATCCACTACGATTGTGAATcatatgtataatttctctcctccgaggtagtctggaagaaattactcttagtaataaggccgccaattgtaccatctatgttgtgtatttcctcgtgtaatttctgtgtttgtgtgcaataaagaattatctatctatctatcatacTTACTTGTTGCAGGGCACAATAGGCCTGCTGACACTGAGCTCCGGCAAGCCGGTGGAGGTCCACGAGACGGTGGGTCTCAACGACAACCTGATCCGCAACCTGTACTTCCTGGACTCCATCACGCACCTGGCCCGCGAGCGCATCCCCGAGCGCTTCGTCCACGGCAAGGGGTCAGGAGCCTTCGGCTACTTCGAGGTCACGCATGACGTCACAGGCGTCTGCAAGGCCAAGTTCCTTAGCGAGATCGGCAAGACCACCCCAGTGGCTGTCCGGTTTTCCTCGACCGGAGGCGAGCGAGGCACCCCAGATACTACGCCGGATATCCGAGGATTAGCCATCAAATTCTACACCGAAGAGGGGAACTTCGATATTGTTGCTCTTAACACCCCAGCTTTCGTCATCAAAGACCCCGTTCTGTTCCCTTCCTTCGTTCATGCCATCAAAAGAAACCCCACGTCCAATATCAGAGATGAAAACTCCAGGCTAGACTTCCTTACGCTCAGACCTGAGGATAGAAACTTCATGCTGACGTTATATTCTGACCGCGCTACTCCCGCCAGCTTCAGGGAAATGTTCGCTTTCGCTATCCACACGTACCAAGTTGAAAATGAGGATGGTGTGCCCAGTTTTGTTCGCTTTACCTTCTTGCCCGACCTTGGGAATAGAAATATGAACGCATCCGAAGCGGCCAGGCTGGCCGGAGAAGACCCTGACTACTTGACTAGAGACTTGTTCGACAACATCGCCAACGGCAACTATCCGTCCTGGACTGCCTACCTGCAAATACTGTCCCTGGAAGATGTAAAAAATGCGGGCTTCGACGTCTTTGATGTGACCAAAATCTTACCTGAACATCAATTTCCTCTGCATCCTTATGGTCGATTTGTGCTTAATCAGAACCCTATTAATTTCTTCGCTGAAGTTGAGCAACTAGCTTTTAGTCCAGGAAACCTGGTACCTGGTATTCTTGGGGCGCCTGACGACATGTTTGCGGCCAGAATCTTTTCGTACCGAGACGCGCACAACTACCGCCTGGGGCCTAACGTGAACAAGATCGCCGTGAACAGCCCTATGAATGAGGTGCACACCTACTTGCGCGACGGCCGCTCCCCTGTTAACGACAATGAGGACAATGCTCCAAACTATTTCCCTAACTCCTTCCACGGCGCTCTCCCTCGTGTAGACGACCAGAAGTCGAAGCTCATAGTGGTCCTCCAGAACGATGATGGCAGCATTGAGCAAGCTCGCGACTACCTCCTTCCTACGTTCACGCCTGAAGAGCAAGAGTCTATACCGCGAAACCTGGCCAGGTTCATGCGGCCTGTCGTGGACTTTATAAGAAAACGTGTGATAGAAATATTCGAAGTGATTGATCCCTATATTGCTCAGAAAATAGTTGAGCAGTTGAACGAGCAGTAACAGCACGCACCTGCATTATTCAATAATGTTTCCGGCCTATTTTAGCTGTTGGCAAcaacattttttatgttttagataTAGATcttgataattaataaattattaatcataTCCTTTGGTTAAGTATTAATTATGCTTTTTATTGtccataaatacctataagtacctacctattacaCCTGATACCTTGCATTAATTACATAACAGTAACAACTATTACTGTACTTAAAAACTTCAAAATATCTGTAGTTACCCACCTTTTATCCTATTCAATTTTAATCGGCAGTTGCTAAAAAacacaaagcaaaaaaaacggttctaccttttttggcctaagatttatttgcctaatctcgtattgcttagtaacgtttggtcaaagtctcgtttcgccgaaaatcgtatggcataaatctctaTTAGTAAAACGTTATTTCGCATTATCTTGTTTAGcataataatggtatggccaaatcttgaatagcctaataataggtttatacaaagtaataatatttgtttggctttaactttgacgaagcgtctctctatagcgcaaactggtgccttgtattgtttccgctgtttggaaaacgctccgctttggttttgatgaacatgtgcacctaacacgcccctcctcgctttgctcgtcgtcgcacctatctttaggtttcaatctcatggggtttataataattatatcgctcgttaactttcgattttttaatcattcattgatgtcgattctgaaggcagaaattctaaatttagtgctgtcaaaaccttaatttctttgtttaaaattcgactctatgattgtttccttaaatgtcattttatgctagcaatttttttagtttgacagcgttaaaattagaatttctgccttcagaatcgacatcaatatcgtgattttcgggatgtatgagaaaaataccacaatttgtacatttactacatacttaatatattatttattaagataacattaggagaaacaagattatacataggtatagacgatcATAAATTTGAGctaacgaaacttaggtgtttaaagattgtgcctaaagagttttagacgaaacgagccttatgccacataagtcttggcaaagttaTGGTTCGGCAAAAAAattttagaccatacgagttatgcgaaatgagttttggtcaataaagattatgcgagatgaggggaacccaaaaaaaacatatgagtGGGTGATCATCAAAGCATCAAAGACCACATTACAATGTACggctgaatggcgtagtggttagtgaccctgactactgagccgaaggtcccgggttcgattcccggctggggcagatatttgtttaaacacagatatttgttctcgggtcttgggtgttgatatttatctttagtatctatctatctatgtatttgtgtaagatatatcagctgtccgacacccataacacaggttctgcctagcttggggtcggatggccgtgtgtgagatgtccccacatattattatattattattattattattaatggttGGTATCATGGATTGCCATATTAGTCTTTGGGGCAAAGAACAGAATAATTTTATCTTCCAATGAGCCTGAGTTAAGGTTCCCCACCACCCACCATGAAGCACCTCATGTTCGTAGGCATCGAAgtagaaaaatatagtaaCGTTAGGGCGAGGCCTCATTGGTTCCGTCGTCGCtgccattatattttttgagcGTTCCTTTGCGACGACGCGATGCATCACAATGTAGCGAAATGCATCAATGGGGCCTCACCCTAAGTGGTGTACTCAAGGAAGTAATCAAGGTTTACTATACATGCTTTAACTAACGTAATGGAAAATTTGCGGATACACACTACAGTCATTTACAGCCCAAGGTTGTTATTATTCAGAGTGAAAACATTGTCTGTAGCCCGCTTCATAAAAGCCTgcaactgtttttttttgtttatggcaacacacaaattatatgtcaaaaattattgaaaaggagtgtcaaatcgtcaataaataTTCCACGTTATCTTTCCTTGTTTATAAATTTAGTCAGAAAACCATCTAATGCTAAATTCCCAAGTGTAAATACACACCCATTCGACAGTTTCAAAGTATCCTAATGTTCAGTTAGTGCAAAAAATATCTAACCAAAAATGGCAAGGTCGCAAAAGGATGATCAACCTTTCAGTGATATGCAGCATCACACCTGGAACTATCGCGGGGAAGCACCGGACGGCAGCGCGCCCGGCGGGCTCGGGGAGCGGGCCGCACCGCCGCTGTTATCTAACAACCCCTTGATGAGTGACAACATGTATGTCAATACCAACTCGTTCGCCGCAAACGATGTTTACTTGAACAAACGTCCCTACAACATGACTTCGCAGATGGGAGACGGGGCCCATAAGGACGAAAATATCCCCATAAACAACATGCAGAACACCAACTGCCAGAACAATCTCCAAAACTATGCCATGGTGAACCTGAACAATGGGCAACTAGTGCGAGTGTTCTACGACGAAAACAACCGTCGTCTTATGATCCCCGTGACTGGGCAGTATGAGTTGTTCAGCCCGAGCCAGGGCGCGCGCGAcctgcccccgcccccgccccagCCGCCACTCTCTCACATGTTCACTCTCAGCCAGGAGTACCTATCTGACAACATCCCCATGCCGCAGCCCTCTGCTCCTGCACCAACCACTGTGTTTGGCAATGATCACATCAACCAAGCAACTACGGTCCCAACTTCTAACTTTCTGAAGGAAGTTCTGGGCAATTGGGAGCCTAACTCCTCTGGCACCTATTCACCATTTGGGCAGAACTATCCACTGAACCATCCAGATGCTCCGGCTATGAATCTTCCTCAAAGCCACCCTGTGCCAGAGCCACAGTTCCAGGCTAACATTGCTAAACCAGAAAACCACTCTCCTAAGCGAAGTGATCCACTTGCTGACACAAGCAACAAGAAGAGGATTGTGGCAGAAGTTAAACCAATGCGTCCTTCCTATTCTGACGTTTTGgctaaaaacaaaatcaatgCACCAGAACCAACCCGTAAAACTAAAGTACCCAATGTAGAGGCTAAAGTATCAAACAAATCCAATAGTGCCAAGACAGAGAAAATCTCCAATGTCAAACAAGTTTCTGATGACAATAAACAGAAGAATGATAAGAAACTGAACATGACATCATCTGGAAGTGAATCTGGAGACTTCACCAATGAAGACACGGACAAGCGCCAGAagccaaataaaaaaaccaaGAACAAGAAAAGCAACATGCCTCGTAAATGGTCTTCCCTTGATGATATAACTAATGAAGAGGACAGTTACACCCACAGCAATGATAGCCAGTTTGTGTTCATTGAGAACCACACTGAGAAGCCAACTAAGAAGGATAAAAAGTACCATGACAAGAAAACAACTGACAAGAGTGCAAACCACTCTGAAGAGTACAAATTAGATGATGAGGATTCGCAGTTTGTCTTCCAAGAGAGTCCAGTGGAGGGTCTGAAGGCACGTAGGAAGAAAGAGAGCCGTAGTTACAAGCCACCAAAGCCCGTGGTGGAGAAGAAGAAGCCAGCGGTGAGCAAGTGGAGGCGGAACAAGCCGGGCTACGTGGGGCTGGTGCAGGGCTGGGCGGAGCGCTGGGGTGGCGCCTCCTGGAAGGCCCTGGTCTGGTTCCTGTACCTGCTCTCTGACATCTGCCGCATGAGCGCCCATCTCACCTTTgatttgtaagtattttacagTTTGATTATGAGTGTAAATTAACAAGtgtgatattttttgtttcttataataaatttttgacaaagccaatgcaagtgttttttgagtagatttgtttttgtattgtttgcatttttataagtttaaatgCAGATGTGGTCTATATTTGCTTGTGAAGTATATAATAACaaactatttatgtatttatttcttattaaCTTTATCATGAACAAAGCAAAGAAACCAATTTAAAACAATCCAACATGATTCATGTGAAACCATAATGTTTTgctcttattatttatagaggCATAGTAGCTATATGGTATACATAATAAGAAATTAAAGTAAGAACTTAAATGAATTTAGACTACATATTGGCACTTTTTTTCAATAGTTGAAATCAACTTCAAATACAATTTTCTCATTCTCTAaacatcattattttattatgcttTAGGTTACTATTTGCTTTTAATAATAACTCATAAACACGAGTCTCCCAGTCAACATTTGATGACACACACAAACATTGCATTGCATAATCTTGAAAAACCTTCCTAAAAGAACACAACATCAATTTCCAGATGCACCTCAGTGTTCACGCAGTCCTACGTGAGCGGGCAGGCGGTGTGGCGGAGCACCAGGGAGTATGTGCGCAAGCTAGCAGACAACAAGTACCTGCTGTACTTGGACAGGAAGTTCGGACATACGAGGTTCGGCTTCTGGAGGAAGCTCAAGTGGTTTAAGAAAGGTAATATTTGGGAAGGTTATAAATTAGTTATACTTAGGTGTAGgttattgttttatgtttaaaaaagctatccaagtacatattattatagttgaCGGGATTTCAAAGGATTGAATTTGATGTAGACATACCAAGCCTTGCTTTCCATCACAGACAGACATTGGTAGAAAACATTGAGAGAGAAAACAAGCATGAAACAAGTTTAGCAGCCAACTTTACAAATAAAGGTTTTGATGTGCACCATTCCAGTAATCCTATAAGTAGTAATCTACCTACATTACAACTGCAAAAACAAATCTTCTCTCTTCAGAAGCAGAGGCGGACAACGGAGACTCTAAGTTGGACAGCAACATACCGCTCCCGGCCACCGGCGAGGAAGCTATGAAGAGGCTCCTTGCGTGCAAGGGAAAAGACCCTTACAGGTTAGTCACATTATAATATGAGCTGTTATAACCTCACCTCAGTAGCTGgatgaaatataattttatttatatcgaaaagagatagatagatagtttTAAATCCACAAAAACTGTATGCCTATGGACTACCTAAACCTACATAATCTTATTATTGAAATACAGAAAATAGTATCTCCTGTTAAAAAATTTCATAACCGATTTTCCTACTTCATGCAACACatgtacatattttgtaaaagtgtaaatcatcattatcacaCTAGCGAGTTGAAAGCGGGGCGAGTGCGCAGCGAGTTCACCGCAAGTTGGCAACGTGTGTCATGTGTGTGGCGAAGACGCTGCGGGAGCTTAGCGAGTTCGCGGCGAGCAGCGCTATCGACGCTATTTTGTACACTCGCATTCTGAAATCGCACAACGCTAGCTCGCTGCGCACCCGCGGCGTCTTCGCGCCAAACTTTCGCAGGGAGTTCGCTGCTCACTCGCCCCGCTTTCAACTCGCTTGCAAATCGCTAATGTTATAAGGCCCTTACAGTGTAAATCCGCTTCAattcattttatatgaaatatggAAAACCCCCGTCACCTTCCAGTATCCTCGGCGTATCCGTATCCTGTACAGACGAGCAGATCAAGCGGCACTACCGGCGGCAGGCGTTCCTGGTGCACCCCGACAAGAACCCGTGCGCCGGCGCCGAGGAGGCCTTCAAGATACTGCAGCACGCCTTCGACCTTATTGGGGAGCCGGTAAGAGCGGCTTTACATTGAACAGCTTCTAAATATTGCCGGTCCATACgtctctggaactttttcattaatCGCGAGTATAGTAGGCCTTCGCCTTTGACCTTATCGGCGAGCCGGTAAGAGTGTTTTACAATAACGTGCACCATATTGCCGTTGGTAACACACATGCTCACATAGAACTCATCAACCTGCTACTGCTACTGGTCGTCGGTCCAGTAGGTCAGAAGGGCGACTCACATACATGTGTTCGCCGTTACCACTCAAGAACCCATCTTTGCCAACTTTACCGGTTTCTCCGCTGATATTGACAGTCAGCAGTCGTGCCACTTCAGATTGTACATTTTGGGAGCTAATTTGGTAAACCCGAACTAaacgtttttttatatatgtatgtacctatattccatcctttatttgtataaaatatctaaCTCATCCTTCCATTCTGCCACCAGGAGCGCAGAGAATCCTACGACCGTCGCGCGGTGGAGTCTCGCCACGTGGAGGCGGCGTGGGGCGAGCTGTCCCAGCTGCTGGCACAACTGCACCACAAGATGGAGCGCGCCGCCAACACCATCAggtatgtggggacatctgaCACACGGCCATCTTGCTTAAGCTAGGCAccgcctgtaatatgggtttCGGATAGCTGA
Proteins encoded:
- the LOC105385751 gene encoding catalase — its product is MVSNFQGHPELLSISTGYPVDVEEASSSLNHNLIRHQFFLETTLHLSMERIPERVMHAPGTGAFGFFHLTHDLSHICKAKLFSRVGKKTPVGVRFSHVAGFRGLSDTVRDGRGFAVKFYTEDGNFDMVGLNSPVFPILDPLFFTSFVHVLHPNPKTGVMDQNPLWDFLTLRPESALFSILLFSDRGTPAGYRHMPGFSIHTYQVVNERGHPSFMRLHFLPDGGMKNLLNDEATRLAGEDPNYYTRDLYNAIAEGDFPTWTVAAQILSLEQVKKAHFDVFDVTKFLPLEKYPLHPIGQLVLNKNPENAFAEVEQIALNPGNLVPGILGAPDKMFEGRMLSYKDAQAYRLNGNLNKIAVNSPLKRPFTYNRDGQPPVADNELDAPNYFPNSFHGPAPYVSKGTPKLIEIVQHETDNVLQAREFYGQELTQLERATLPGNVVASLRAVAPHIQERAVKMFYLIDKELGHRIEIGLKNATSKCGLFH
- the LOC105385727 gene encoding catalase; the encoded protein is MRACSKGTIGLLTLSSGKPVEVHETVGLNDNLIRNLYFLDSITHLARERIPERFVHGKGSGAFGYFEVTHDVTGVCKAKFLSEIGKTTPVAVRFSSTGGERGTPDTTPDIRGLAIKFYTEEGNFDIVALNTPAFVIKDPVLFPSFVHAIKRNPTSNIRDENSRLDFLTLRPEDRNFMLTLYSDRATPASFREMFAFAIHTYQVENEDGVPSFVRFTFLPDLGNRNMNASEAARLAGEDPDYLTRDLFDNIANGNYPSWTAYLQILSLEDVKNAGFDVFDVTKILPEHQFPLHPYGRFVLNQNPINFFAEVEQLAFSPGNLVPGILGAPDDMFAARIFSYRDAHNYRLGPNVNKIAVNSPMNEVHTYLRDGRSPVNDNEDNAPNYFPNSFHGALPRVDDQKSKLIVVLQNDDGSIEQARDYLLPTFTPEEQESIPRNLARFMRPVVDFIRKRVIEIFEVIDPYIAQKIVEQLNEQ
- the LOC105389203 gene encoding dnaJ homolog dnj-5; its protein translation is MARSQKDDQPFSDMQHHTWNYRGEAPDGSAPGGLGERAAPPLLSNNPLMSDNMYVNTNSFAANDVYLNKRPYNMTSQMGDGAHKDENIPINNMQNTNCQNNLQNYAMVNLNNGQLVRVFYDENNRRLMIPVTGQYELFSPSQGARDLPPPPPQPPLSHMFTLSQEYLSDNIPMPQPSAPAPTTVFGNDHINQATTVPTSNFLKEVLGNWEPNSSGTYSPFGQNYPLNHPDAPAMNLPQSHPVPEPQFQANIAKPENHSPKRSDPLADTSNKKRIVAEVKPMRPSYSDVLAKNKINAPEPTRKTKVPNVEAKVSNKSNSAKTEKISNVKQVSDDNKQKNDKKLNMTSSGSESGDFTNEDTDKRQKPNKKTKNKKSNMPRKWSSLDDITNEEDSYTHSNDSQFVFIENHTEKPTKKDKKYHDKKTTDKSANHSEEYKLDDEDSQFVFQESPVEGLKARRKKESRSYKPPKPVVEKKKPAVSKWRRNKPGYVGLVQGWAERWGGASWKALVWFLYLLSDICRMSAHLTFDLCTSVFTQSYVSGQAVWRSTREYVRKLADNKYLLYLDRKFGHTRFGFWRKLKWFKKEAEADNGDSKLDSNIPLPATGEEAMKRLLACKGKDPYSILGVSVSCTDEQIKRHYRRQAFLVHPDKNPCAGAEEAFKILQHAFDLIGEPERRESYDRRAVESRHVEAAWGELSQLLAQLHHKMERAANTIRCTNCGRRHKRVLTERPCYAARYCAMCKIRHSAKEGDIWAESSLLGLLVMYYACMDGAVYQITQWASCQKKNLKQLRPDCHLVQYRIVLGNKAAACDPATRPAPGHDPNLEEFLNNLYTKSGVPSGANTKQPTNDAADKKRRNKKPKA